From Tachysurus fulvidraco isolate hzauxx_2018 chromosome 10, HZAU_PFXX_2.0, whole genome shotgun sequence, one genomic window encodes:
- the tpm1 gene encoding tropomyosin alpha-1 chain isoform X10, whose amino-acid sequence MAGLSSLEAVKRKIKLLQEQADSAEEKVEKLQRDLAVERKAREAAEADVASLNRRIQLVEEELDRAQERLTTALQKLEEAEKAADESERGMKVIENRALKDEEKMEIQEIQLKEAKHIAEEADRKYEEVARKLVIVEGELERTEERAELSEGCVRRLQEEITVLDQNFKSLKSAEVKYSQKEDKYEEEIKVLTDKLKEAETRAEFAERSVAKLEKTIDDLEDELYSQKLKYKAISEELDHALNDMTSI is encoded by the exons ATGGCTGGATTAAGCTCGCTAGAAGCTGTGAAGCGGAAAATAAAATTGTTGCAAGAGCAGGCAGACAGCGCTGAAGAGAAAGTGGAGAAGCTGCAGAGGGATTTGGCTGTGGAGAGAAAAGCCAGAGAAGCG GCTGAGGCTGATGTAGCCTCTCTCAACAGACGTATCCAGCTGGTTGAGGAGGAGTTGGATCGTGCTCAGGAGCGTCTTACCACTGCCCTGCAGAAGCTGGAGGAGGCTGAGAAGGCTGCCGATGAGAGCGAGAG AGGCATGAAGGTTATTGAGAACAGGGCCCTGAAGGATGAGGAGAAGATGGAAATTCAGGAAATCCAGCTTAAAGAGGCCAAGCACATTGCTGAGGAAGCTGACCGCAAATACGAGGAG gtggcCCGTAAGCTGGTAATTGTTGAGGGTGAGCTGGAGCGTACAGAGGAGCGTGCTGAGCTGTCTGAGGG ATGCGTGCGGCGATTACAGGAAGAGATCACTGTGCTGGACCAAAACTTTAAGTCATTAAAATCAGCAGAAGTAAAG TACTCACAGAAGGAAGACAAATATGAAGAGGAGATCAAGGTCCTCACCGACAAGCTGAAGGAg GCTGAGACTCGTGCTGAGTTTGCCGAGAGATCAGTAGCCAAGCTTGAGAAGACCATTGATGATCTGGAAG ATGAGTTGTATTCCCAGAAACTCAAGTACAAAGCGATCAGCGAGGAGCTGGACCACGCCCTCAACGACATGACTTCAAT
- the tpm1 gene encoding tropomyosin alpha-1 chain isoform X5, with protein MDAIKKKMQMLKLDKENALDRAEQAESDKKAAEDRSKQLEDELREMEKKLRITEDERDKVFEELQTAEEKLLTAEEVAAKAEADVASLNRRIQLVEEELDRAQERLTTALQKLEEAEKAADESERGMKVIENRALKDEEKMEIQEIQLKEAKHIAEEADRKYEEVARKLVIVEGELERTEERAELSEGKCAELEEELKTVTNTLKSLEAQAEKYSQKEDKYEEEIKVLTDKLKEAETRAEFAERSVAKLEKTIDDLEDELYSQKLKYKAISEELDHALNDMTSM; from the exons GAAGAAGATGCAGATGCTCAAGCTCGACAAAGAGAACGCATTGGACAGAGCTGAGCAGGCTGAATCTGATAAGAAGGCAGCAGAGGACAGGAGCAAGCAG CTGGAGGATGAATTAAgggaaatggaaaagaaattgCGCATAACCGAGGACGAGCGCGACAAAGTGTTTGAGGAGCTCCAAACTGCCGAGGAAAAGCTGCTGACCGCTGAGGAGGTCGCCGCAAAG GCTGAGGCTGATGTAGCCTCTCTCAACAGACGTATCCAGCTGGTTGAGGAGGAGTTGGATCGTGCTCAGGAGCGTCTTACCACTGCCCTGCAGAAGCTGGAGGAGGCTGAGAAGGCTGCCGATGAGAGCGAGAG AGGCATGAAGGTTATTGAGAACAGGGCCCTGAAGGATGAGGAGAAGATGGAAATTCAGGAAATCCAGCTTAAAGAGGCCAAGCACATTGCTGAGGAAGCTGACCGCAAATACGAGGAG gtggcCCGTAAGCTGGTAATTGTTGAGGGTGAGCTGGAGCGTACAGAGGAGCGTGCTGAGCTGTCTGAGGG CAAATGTGCTGAGCTTGAGGAAGAGTTGAAAACTGTGACCAACACCCTGAAGTCTCTGGAGGCCCAGGCTGAGAAG TACTCACAGAAGGAAGACAAATATGAAGAGGAGATCAAGGTCCTCACCGACAAGCTGAAGGAg GCTGAGACTCGTGCTGAGTTTGCCGAGAGATCAGTAGCCAAGCTTGAGAAGACCATTGATGATCTGGAAG ATGAGTTGTATTCCCAGAAACTCAAGTACAAAGCGATCAGCGAGGAGCTGGACCACGCCCTCAACGACATGACTTCAATGTAA
- the tpm1 gene encoding tropomyosin alpha-1 chain isoform X12: MDAIKKKMQMLKLDKENALDRAEQAESDKKAAEDRSKQLEDELREMEKKLRITEDERDKVFEELQTAEEKLLTAEEVAAKLEDDLVALQKKLKGTEDELDKYSEALKDAQEKLELAEKKAADAEADVASLNRRIQLVEEELDRAQERLTTALQKLEEAEKAADESERGMKVIENRALKDEEKMEIQEIQLKEAKHIAEEADRKYEEVARKLVIVEGELERTEERAELSEGKCAELEEELKTVTNTLKSLEAQAEKYSQKEDKYEEEIKVLTDKLKEAETRAEFAERSVAKLEKTIDDLEEKLSHAKEENLDMNQMLEQTLMELNNM, encoded by the exons GAAGAAGATGCAGATGCTCAAGCTCGACAAAGAGAACGCATTGGACAGAGCTGAGCAGGCTGAATCTGATAAGAAGGCAGCAGAGGACAGGAGCAAGCAG CTGGAGGATGAATTAAgggaaatggaaaagaaattgCGCATAACCGAGGACGAGCGCGACAAAGTGTTTGAGGAGCTCCAAACTGCCGAGGAAAAGCTGCTGACCGCTGAGGAGGTCGCCGCAAAG CTCGAGGACGATTTGGTAGCTCTGCAGAAGAAACTAAAGGGCACTGAGGATGAGTTGGACAAGTATTCCGAGGCTCTTAAAGATGCCCAGGAGAAACTGGAGCTGGCTGAGAAGAAGGCCGCAGAT GCTGAGGCTGATGTAGCCTCTCTCAACAGACGTATCCAGCTGGTTGAGGAGGAGTTGGATCGTGCTCAGGAGCGTCTTACCACTGCCCTGCAGAAGCTGGAGGAGGCTGAGAAGGCTGCCGATGAGAGCGAGAG AGGCATGAAGGTTATTGAGAACAGGGCCCTGAAGGATGAGGAGAAGATGGAAATTCAGGAAATCCAGCTTAAAGAGGCCAAGCACATTGCTGAGGAAGCTGACCGCAAATACGAGGAG gtggcCCGTAAGCTGGTAATTGTTGAGGGTGAGCTGGAGCGTACAGAGGAGCGTGCTGAGCTGTCTGAGGG CAAATGTGCTGAGCTTGAGGAAGAGTTGAAAACTGTGACCAACACCCTGAAGTCTCTGGAGGCCCAGGCTGAGAAG TACTCACAGAAGGAAGACAAATATGAAGAGGAGATCAAGGTCCTCACCGACAAGCTGAAGGAg GCTGAGACTCGTGCTGAGTTTGCCGAGAGATCAGTAGCCAAGCTTGAGAAGACCATTGATGATCTGGAAG
- the tpm1 gene encoding tropomyosin alpha-1 chain isoform X13, with protein sequence MAGLSSLEAVKRKIKLLQEQADSAEEKVEKLQRDLAVERKAREAAEADVASLNRRIQLVEEELDRAQERLTTALQKLEEAEKAADESERGMKVIENRALKDEEKMEIQEIQLKEAKHIAEEADRKYEEVARKLVIVEGELERTEERAELSEGCVRRLQEEITVLDQNFKSLKSAEVKYSQKEDKYEEEIKVLTDKLKEAETRAEFAERSVAKLEKTIDDLEDRLYRQLEKNRFLSCELGLALNED encoded by the exons ATGGCTGGATTAAGCTCGCTAGAAGCTGTGAAGCGGAAAATAAAATTGTTGCAAGAGCAGGCAGACAGCGCTGAAGAGAAAGTGGAGAAGCTGCAGAGGGATTTGGCTGTGGAGAGAAAAGCCAGAGAAGCG GCTGAGGCTGATGTAGCCTCTCTCAACAGACGTATCCAGCTGGTTGAGGAGGAGTTGGATCGTGCTCAGGAGCGTCTTACCACTGCCCTGCAGAAGCTGGAGGAGGCTGAGAAGGCTGCCGATGAGAGCGAGAG AGGCATGAAGGTTATTGAGAACAGGGCCCTGAAGGATGAGGAGAAGATGGAAATTCAGGAAATCCAGCTTAAAGAGGCCAAGCACATTGCTGAGGAAGCTGACCGCAAATACGAGGAG gtggcCCGTAAGCTGGTAATTGTTGAGGGTGAGCTGGAGCGTACAGAGGAGCGTGCTGAGCTGTCTGAGGG ATGCGTGCGGCGATTACAGGAAGAGATCACTGTGCTGGACCAAAACTTTAAGTCATTAAAATCAGCAGAAGTAAAG TACTCACAGAAGGAAGACAAATATGAAGAGGAGATCAAGGTCCTCACCGACAAGCTGAAGGAg GCTGAGACTCGTGCTGAGTTTGCCGAGAGATCAGTAGCCAAGCTTGAGAAGACCATTGATGATCTGGAAG
- the tpm1 gene encoding tropomyosin alpha-1 chain isoform X1, translated as MDAIKKKMQMLKLDKENALDRAEQAESDKKAAEDRSKQLEDDLVALQKKLKGTEDELDKYSEALKDAQEKLELAEKKAADAEADVASLNRRIQLVEEELDRAQERLTTALQKLEEAEKAADESERGMKVIENRALKDEEKMEIQEIQLKEAKHIAEEADRKYEEVARKLVIVEGELERTEERAELSEGKCAELEEELKTVTNTLKSLEAQAEKYSQKEDKYEEEIKVLTDKLKEAETRAEFAERSVAKLEKTIDDLEDELYSQKLKYKAISEELDHALNDMTSI; from the exons GAAGAAGATGCAGATGCTCAAGCTCGACAAAGAGAACGCATTGGACAGAGCTGAGCAGGCTGAATCTGATAAGAAGGCAGCAGAGGACAGGAGCAAGCAG CTCGAGGACGATTTGGTAGCTCTGCAGAAGAAACTAAAGGGCACTGAGGATGAGTTGGACAAGTATTCCGAGGCTCTTAAAGATGCCCAGGAGAAACTGGAGCTGGCTGAGAAGAAGGCCGCAGAT GCTGAGGCTGATGTAGCCTCTCTCAACAGACGTATCCAGCTGGTTGAGGAGGAGTTGGATCGTGCTCAGGAGCGTCTTACCACTGCCCTGCAGAAGCTGGAGGAGGCTGAGAAGGCTGCCGATGAGAGCGAGAG AGGCATGAAGGTTATTGAGAACAGGGCCCTGAAGGATGAGGAGAAGATGGAAATTCAGGAAATCCAGCTTAAAGAGGCCAAGCACATTGCTGAGGAAGCTGACCGCAAATACGAGGAG gtggcCCGTAAGCTGGTAATTGTTGAGGGTGAGCTGGAGCGTACAGAGGAGCGTGCTGAGCTGTCTGAGGG CAAATGTGCTGAGCTTGAGGAAGAGTTGAAAACTGTGACCAACACCCTGAAGTCTCTGGAGGCCCAGGCTGAGAAG TACTCACAGAAGGAAGACAAATATGAAGAGGAGATCAAGGTCCTCACCGACAAGCTGAAGGAg GCTGAGACTCGTGCTGAGTTTGCCGAGAGATCAGTAGCCAAGCTTGAGAAGACCATTGATGATCTGGAAG ATGAGTTGTATTCCCAGAAACTCAAGTACAAAGCGATCAGCGAGGAGCTGGACCACGCCCTCAACGACATGACTTCAAT
- the tpm1 gene encoding tropomyosin alpha-1 chain isoform X8, with product MAGLSSLEAVKRKIKLLQEQADSAEEKVEKLQRDLAVERKAREAAEADVASLNRRIQLVEEELDRAQERLTTALQKLEEAEKAADESERGMKVIENRALKDEEKMEIQEIQLKEAKHIAEEADRKYEEVARKLVIVEGELERTEERAELSEGKCAELEEELKTVTNTLKSLEAQAEKYSQKEDKYEEEIKVLTDKLKEAETRAEFAERSVAKLEKTIDDLEDELYSQKLKYKAISEELDHALNDMTSI from the exons ATGGCTGGATTAAGCTCGCTAGAAGCTGTGAAGCGGAAAATAAAATTGTTGCAAGAGCAGGCAGACAGCGCTGAAGAGAAAGTGGAGAAGCTGCAGAGGGATTTGGCTGTGGAGAGAAAAGCCAGAGAAGCG GCTGAGGCTGATGTAGCCTCTCTCAACAGACGTATCCAGCTGGTTGAGGAGGAGTTGGATCGTGCTCAGGAGCGTCTTACCACTGCCCTGCAGAAGCTGGAGGAGGCTGAGAAGGCTGCCGATGAGAGCGAGAG AGGCATGAAGGTTATTGAGAACAGGGCCCTGAAGGATGAGGAGAAGATGGAAATTCAGGAAATCCAGCTTAAAGAGGCCAAGCACATTGCTGAGGAAGCTGACCGCAAATACGAGGAG gtggcCCGTAAGCTGGTAATTGTTGAGGGTGAGCTGGAGCGTACAGAGGAGCGTGCTGAGCTGTCTGAGGG CAAATGTGCTGAGCTTGAGGAAGAGTTGAAAACTGTGACCAACACCCTGAAGTCTCTGGAGGCCCAGGCTGAGAAG TACTCACAGAAGGAAGACAAATATGAAGAGGAGATCAAGGTCCTCACCGACAAGCTGAAGGAg GCTGAGACTCGTGCTGAGTTTGCCGAGAGATCAGTAGCCAAGCTTGAGAAGACCATTGATGATCTGGAAG ATGAGTTGTATTCCCAGAAACTCAAGTACAAAGCGATCAGCGAGGAGCTGGACCACGCCCTCAACGACATGACTTCAAT
- the tpm1 gene encoding tropomyosin alpha-1 chain isoform X7 — translation MDAIKKKMQMLKLDKENALDRAEQAESDKKAAEDRSKQLEDDLVALQKKLKGTEDELDKYSEALKDAQEKLELAEKKAADAEADVASLNRRIQLVEEELDRAQERLTTALQKLEEAEKAADESERGMKVIENRALKDEEKMEIQEIQLKEAKHIAEEADRKYEEVARKLVIVEGELERTEERAELSEGCVRRLQEEITVLDQNFKSLKSAEVKYSQKEDKYEEEIKVLTDKLKEAETRAEFAERSVAKLEKTIDDLEDELYSQKLKYKAISEELDHALNDMTSM, via the exons GAAGAAGATGCAGATGCTCAAGCTCGACAAAGAGAACGCATTGGACAGAGCTGAGCAGGCTGAATCTGATAAGAAGGCAGCAGAGGACAGGAGCAAGCAG CTCGAGGACGATTTGGTAGCTCTGCAGAAGAAACTAAAGGGCACTGAGGATGAGTTGGACAAGTATTCCGAGGCTCTTAAAGATGCCCAGGAGAAACTGGAGCTGGCTGAGAAGAAGGCCGCAGAT GCTGAGGCTGATGTAGCCTCTCTCAACAGACGTATCCAGCTGGTTGAGGAGGAGTTGGATCGTGCTCAGGAGCGTCTTACCACTGCCCTGCAGAAGCTGGAGGAGGCTGAGAAGGCTGCCGATGAGAGCGAGAG AGGCATGAAGGTTATTGAGAACAGGGCCCTGAAGGATGAGGAGAAGATGGAAATTCAGGAAATCCAGCTTAAAGAGGCCAAGCACATTGCTGAGGAAGCTGACCGCAAATACGAGGAG gtggcCCGTAAGCTGGTAATTGTTGAGGGTGAGCTGGAGCGTACAGAGGAGCGTGCTGAGCTGTCTGAGGG ATGCGTGCGGCGATTACAGGAAGAGATCACTGTGCTGGACCAAAACTTTAAGTCATTAAAATCAGCAGAAGTAAAG TACTCACAGAAGGAAGACAAATATGAAGAGGAGATCAAGGTCCTCACCGACAAGCTGAAGGAg GCTGAGACTCGTGCTGAGTTTGCCGAGAGATCAGTAGCCAAGCTTGAGAAGACCATTGATGATCTGGAAG ATGAGTTGTATTCCCAGAAACTCAAGTACAAAGCGATCAGCGAGGAGCTGGACCACGCCCTCAACGACATGACTTCAATGTAA